A window of the Cuculus canorus isolate bCucCan1 chromosome 3, bCucCan1.pri, whole genome shotgun sequence genome harbors these coding sequences:
- the SELENOI gene encoding ethanolaminephosphotransferase 1 isoform X1, which yields MEYVSAEQLAGFSKYKYSAVDSNPLSLYVMHPFWNTIVKIFPTWLAPNLITFSGFLLLVFNFFLMAYFDPDFYASAPDHQHVPNGVWVVVGILNFVAYTLDGVDGKQARRTNSSTPLGELFDHGLDSWACVYFVVTVYSTFGRGSTGVSVFVLYLLLWVVLFSFILSHWEKYNTGILFLPWGYDISQVTISIVYIVTAIVGVEAWYAPFLFNFLYRDLFTAMIIACAVTVTLPMSLYNFYKAYKNKTLKHHSAYEIMLPLVSPVLLFLLCTTWIFVSPTDILEVHPRLFYFMVGTAFANISCQLIVCQMSSTRCQPLNWMLLPIAVVLFVVMFGFVPNSETLLLYMLTTFLTLAHIHYGVVVVSQLSRHFNIRPFSLKKPTPDULGVEEEKIGLQSAEVL from the exons TACAGCGCTGTAGACAGCAACCCCCTGTCTCTGTACGTCATGCACCCCTTCTGGAACACGATAGTCAAG ATCTTCCCTACCTGGCTGGCTCCAAATTTGATAACGTTTTCTGGCTTCCTGCTGCTTGTCTTCAACTTCTTCCTCATGGCATACTTCGACCCTGACTTTTATGCTTCTG ctcctgatcACCAGCATGTTCCAAACGGAGTGTGGGTTGTTGTGGGTATCCTCAACTTCGTTGCCTATACATTAG atGGTGTTGATGGGAAGCAGGCTCGCCGGACCAACTCCAGCACGCCTCTGGGAGAGCTCTTTGATCATGGCCTGGACAGCTGGGCGTGCGTGTACTTTGTCGTGACGGTATACTCCACCTTTGGACGGGGCTCCACAGGCGTCAGCGTCTTTGTTCTCTACCTCCTCTTatgggtggttttgttttcattcatccTTTCCCACTGGGAGAAGTATAACACAGGGATTCTCTTCCTGCCCTGGGGATATGACATCAGCCAGGTG aCGATTTCAATTGTCTACATAGTGACAGCCATTGTGGGAGTAGAGGCCTGGTATGCACCTTTCCTGTTTAATTTCTTATATAGAGACCTATTCACTGCAATGATTATTG CTTGCGCAGTCACTGTGACGCTGCCAATGAGCCTCTACAACTTCTACAA GGCCTATAAGAACAAAACCTTAAAGCACCACTCTGCGTATGAAATCATGCTGCCACTGGTATCCCCAGTGTTGCTCTTCCTGCTCTGCACCACATGGATCTTCGTGTCCCCAACAGATATCCTGGAGGTCCATCCCAGGCTCTTCTATTTCATGGTTGGAACAGCCTTTGCTAATATTTCT TGCCAACTGATCGTCTGTCAGATGAGCAGCACACGCTGCCAGCCTCTGAACTGGATGCTGCTCCCCATAGCGGTGGTGCTTTTCGTGGTGATGTTCGGGTTCGTGCCAAACAGTGAAACGCTTCTCCTCTACATGTTAACCACCTTCCTCACCCTGGCGCACATCCACTACGGAGTGGTGGTG GTGAGCCAGCTGAGCAGGCACTTCAACATACGGCCCTTCTCATTAAAAAAGCCCACACCAGATTGACTAGgagtggaggaagagaaaatcGGCTTGCAGTCTGCAGAAGTACTGTAA
- the SELENOI gene encoding ethanolaminephosphotransferase 1 isoform X2 produces the protein MEYVSAEQLAGFSKYKYSAVDSNPLSLYVMHPFWNTIVKIFPTWLAPNLITFSGFLLLVFNFFLMAYFDPDFYASAPDHQHVPNGVWVVVGILNFVAYTLDGVDGKQARRTNSSTPLGELFDHGLDSWACVYFVVTVYSTFGRGSTGVSVFVLYLLLWVVLFSFILSHWEKYNTGILFLPWGYDISQVTISIVYIVTAIVGVEAWYAPFLFNFLYRDLFTAMIIACAVTVTLPMSLYNFYKAYKNKTLKHHSAYEIMLPLVSPVLLFLLCTTWIFVSPTDILEVHPRLFYFMVGTAFANISCQLIVCQMSSTRCQPLNWMLLPIAVVLFVVMFGFVPNSETLLLYMLTTFLTLAHIHYGVVVVSQLSRHFNIRPFSLKKPTPD, from the exons TACAGCGCTGTAGACAGCAACCCCCTGTCTCTGTACGTCATGCACCCCTTCTGGAACACGATAGTCAAG ATCTTCCCTACCTGGCTGGCTCCAAATTTGATAACGTTTTCTGGCTTCCTGCTGCTTGTCTTCAACTTCTTCCTCATGGCATACTTCGACCCTGACTTTTATGCTTCTG ctcctgatcACCAGCATGTTCCAAACGGAGTGTGGGTTGTTGTGGGTATCCTCAACTTCGTTGCCTATACATTAG atGGTGTTGATGGGAAGCAGGCTCGCCGGACCAACTCCAGCACGCCTCTGGGAGAGCTCTTTGATCATGGCCTGGACAGCTGGGCGTGCGTGTACTTTGTCGTGACGGTATACTCCACCTTTGGACGGGGCTCCACAGGCGTCAGCGTCTTTGTTCTCTACCTCCTCTTatgggtggttttgttttcattcatccTTTCCCACTGGGAGAAGTATAACACAGGGATTCTCTTCCTGCCCTGGGGATATGACATCAGCCAGGTG aCGATTTCAATTGTCTACATAGTGACAGCCATTGTGGGAGTAGAGGCCTGGTATGCACCTTTCCTGTTTAATTTCTTATATAGAGACCTATTCACTGCAATGATTATTG CTTGCGCAGTCACTGTGACGCTGCCAATGAGCCTCTACAACTTCTACAA GGCCTATAAGAACAAAACCTTAAAGCACCACTCTGCGTATGAAATCATGCTGCCACTGGTATCCCCAGTGTTGCTCTTCCTGCTCTGCACCACATGGATCTTCGTGTCCCCAACAGATATCCTGGAGGTCCATCCCAGGCTCTTCTATTTCATGGTTGGAACAGCCTTTGCTAATATTTCT TGCCAACTGATCGTCTGTCAGATGAGCAGCACACGCTGCCAGCCTCTGAACTGGATGCTGCTCCCCATAGCGGTGGTGCTTTTCGTGGTGATGTTCGGGTTCGTGCCAAACAGTGAAACGCTTCTCCTCTACATGTTAACCACCTTCCTCACCCTGGCGCACATCCACTACGGAGTGGTGGTG GTGAGCCAGCTGAGCAGGCACTTCAACATACGGCCCTTCTCATTAAAAAAGCCCACACCAGATTGA